CTTATTGAACGCTCGCtaactcggttcgttaaggctcggttcgttaactTAAGAACCAAACATGACTTCTTTTTTAGATCATTAACCTTAACGATCTTAATGAGTGAGCTcggcgagcgctcgttaagctcgcTAGCGAGCTCGTCTCGTACATGACTTGTGAAACTTATTTTGCTGTTGGCATTGTGTTGTTATTTATCTTTTGTTGTGTTATTTCCAATCTTTATAGCGTTGTTTaacttttgatatattttgtttgttgtcaaaatttatCCCAAGCAAACAGGTAATGTCCAAAAATTTGGATCAACATACTATCTATTATCTTAACAAGTTTTTAACGAGCTTAATGAGCGCTcgcgagctcttaacgaaccgagccgaacaatgatttcagatcgttaacgataacgatcttaacgatcCGAACTCTTAACGAACCAATCTTAACGAACCGacctcttaacgaaccgaacTTGATCTTTAGCCGGCCCTCGAGTATTACTGCTCCGTAATAATCTTATGACACAGCTGATCACCACCGTCCAACTGCGACCGACTTAACGTAATCCGACCCGACCCGATCGACCCCGCTGATATCTGATGCCAACGCTTCAGAAATCACAAACTCACAATTCACGAGTTCGCACCAGCAGGCCCGCACGCGGCACGCACCCGACCCAGCTGGAGTCCCTCCAGTCGTCTCGCGTCCCAGGGACGGCAGGTTCGCCCCCATCCTTTCCGGTCAACCTCCATCTGGGGCCGAAACCCTAGAGACCACCGCCACCGTTCCCCATGGGAGCCCCTATGGTGGCCCccatgctcctcctcccctcgccggacggcgacggcgaccaccagcagcaacagcagatgTCTCCCGcgtccgccggcgccgccccctccCAGCCCGAGCCTGCGGCCACGGTCGCCACCCATACACGCGCCATCGGCATCATCCTTCCCCCGCCCGACATCCGCGTGATTATCGAGAAGACGGCCACCTTCGTCGCCAAGAACGGTCCCGAGTTCGAGCGCCGCATCGTCGCCCTCAACCGGGGCAACGCCATGGTCAACTTCCTCCAGTCCTCCGACCCCTACCACGCCTACTACCAGCACCGCATCTCcgagctcgccgcccagcCGCCTACCACcgacgcctccgcctccgccgcgccggagTCCGAGGATGGCCAGCAGCTCCCATCCGACTCTGCCGCACCTGCTGCTGAGAACTAGCTTTACATGAAAATACATGTAGCCTTGGAAAGAGAAATTTTTTGGTTGTCCAATTGTGCGGTTTCTCCTACATTCTCTGATTCTGGTTGCACGTATGCTATCTTGATCCAGTGTGCTATTCATTTTTGTCAATGCAAGAGTAAACAAACTTGCTTCTTACTTGCAGCTTCGTATTTGCttgaaataaaaatcataTGCACAGGATTTGTTCAGGCTGCAGTACTTATGTAAACATGTATATTGGTGTAAAAACAACAAAGATATGGTCAAAGATTAAATGCAGTTACAAAATTTGGTTTGTAGTTTCAGTTTTGGTTGTTCTCGTTTGTACAAAAGCCTAACCAAAACGATAATAAATTTGACATTTTGTACAAAACACAAAACTGACCAAATTTACAAAATATCTTATTCTCGTTTAGGTTAGGCTTTTGTCAGGCATTTATTTGAGCTCTACGCACAAATCTGAACTTTATTTCACATGGTGCTATGTCATATGTAGTTTGTGCGAGAACTTTATTTAAATCTTTGTCTTGTTTACATTGGATGAAACGCGCCGGGaatatttgatttgattttgccTTATGATATTAGCAATTTAGCTGTTACTTCTAAAGGACATGCCGAAAGAGCAAAACTAATctttaaaaaaacacaaaagggATCAAAGCCATTCTCATGAACCAAATGCAATGAAGAGATTTTACACAGCAGTCTGTGCGCAAAATGGTATTCTATT
The Brachypodium distachyon strain Bd21 chromosome 2, Brachypodium_distachyon_v3.0, whole genome shotgun sequence genome window above contains:
- the LOC104582540 gene encoding probable splicing factor 3A subunit 1 encodes the protein MGAPMVAPMLLLPSPDGDGDHQQQQQMSPASAGAAPSQPEPAATVATHTRAIGIILPPPDIRVIIEKTATFVAKNGPEFERRIVALNRGNAMVNFLQSSDPYHAYYQHRISELAAQPPTTDASASAAPESEDGQQLPSDSAAPAAEN